In Liolophura sinensis isolate JHLJ2023 chromosome 2, CUHK_Ljap_v2, whole genome shotgun sequence, a genomic segment contains:
- the LOC135463153 gene encoding E3 ubiquitin-protein ligase Trim36-like isoform X3: MAESMQERDDVLICSICMETFRKPVMLPCQHSFCRECIDSYADKFKHVQTDENSGSTGYEDVHQLIACPVCRAPTSLGREGVAGLPPNFHLAEIVERFSSGVKVEDDIPYCSLCEEGNHVKAVKFCTNCGVFYCEECLVICHPMRGPLKRHELISPLEYLSQETSQGQVSRDHQSTQQPSCPRHGRSFDLYCEPCRMVICVGCVVEHQGHAMRDIPSAAENDKPAVLSRTNELEKVLGETKESLSGVLRLHSKIQENQELHTQEVEKAYCAALEALQAWRQHSLDGIRTRYSQWSVECSAILKHLQLQAQEMERMVQASNDLLASMDVEFLQN, encoded by the exons atgGCCGAAAGTATGCAAGAGCGGGATGATGTTCTCATCTGTTCGATATGCATGGAAACATTCCGGAAACCAGTAATGCTaccctgtcagcacagtttttgtaggGAATGCATTGATTCGTACGCTGACAAGTTCAAACATGTACAGACAGACGAGAACTCCGGCAGCACTGGGTATGAGGACGTTCATCAGCTGATAGCATGCCCTGTGTGTCGGGCACCGACcagtctggggagagaaggtgtggctggtctACCTCCTAACTTTCATCTAGCAGAAATTGTGGAGAGGTTCTCATCTGGTGTAAAGGTTGAGGATGACATcccatattgttctctgtgtgaggaAGGTAATCACGtcaaagctgtcaagttttgtaccaaCTGTGGTGTGTTCTACTGTGAGGAATGTCTTGTTATTTGTCACCCAATGAGGGGTCCTCTGAAACGTCACGAACTGATTTCGCCCCTGGAGTACCTCTCTCAGGAAACCTCACAGGGCCAAGTCAGTAGGGACCACCAATCAACCCAGCAGCCGTCATGCCCCAGACACGGTCGGTCATTCGACTTGTACTGTGAACCGTGTCGAATGGTGATCTGTGTGGGGTGTGTGGTTGAGCATCAGGGACACGCTATGCGGGATATACCATCAGCAGCTGAGAATGACAAG cCAGCTGTTTTGAGCAGGACTAATGAACTGGAGAAAGTCTTAGGCGAAACTAAGGAATCACTGTCCGGAGTTCTGAGGCTGCACAGTAagatacag GAAAACCAGGAACTTCACACTCAGGAAGTGGAAaaggcttattgtgcagccCTGGAAGCTTTACAAGCCTGGAGACAACACTCCTTAGATGGCATAAGaacccgctattcacagtggagtgtCGAGTGCAGCGCCATACTCAAACATTTACAGCTACAGGCTCAGGAAATGGAGAGGATGGTACAGGCTTCCAATGATTTATTAGCATCAATGGACGTGGAGTTTTTGCAG AACTGA
- the LOC135463153 gene encoding E3 ubiquitin-protein ligase Trim36-like isoform X2 produces MAESMQERDDVLICSICMETFRKPVMLPCQHSFCRECIDSYADKFKHVQTDENSGSTGYEDVHQLIACPVCRAPTSLGREGVAGLPPNFHLAEIVERFSSGVKVEDDIPYCSLCEEGNHVKAVKFCTNCGVFYCEECLVICHPMRGPLKRHELISPLEYLSQETSQGQVSRDHQSTQQPSCPRHGRSFDLYCEPCRMVICVGCVVEHQGHAMRDIPSAAENDKPAVLSRTNELEKVLGETKESLSGVLRLHSKIQENQELHTQEVEKAYCAALEALQAWRQHSLDGIRTRYSQWSVECSAILKHLQLQAQEMERMVQASNDLLASMDVEFLQGSTDFTKTYV; encoded by the exons atgGCCGAAAGTATGCAAGAGCGGGATGATGTTCTCATCTGTTCGATATGCATGGAAACATTCCGGAAACCAGTAATGCTaccctgtcagcacagtttttgtaggGAATGCATTGATTCGTACGCTGACAAGTTCAAACATGTACAGACAGACGAGAACTCCGGCAGCACTGGGTATGAGGACGTTCATCAGCTGATAGCATGCCCTGTGTGTCGGGCACCGACcagtctggggagagaaggtgtggctggtctACCTCCTAACTTTCATCTAGCAGAAATTGTGGAGAGGTTCTCATCTGGTGTAAAGGTTGAGGATGACATcccatattgttctctgtgtgaggaAGGTAATCACGtcaaagctgtcaagttttgtaccaaCTGTGGTGTGTTCTACTGTGAGGAATGTCTTGTTATTTGTCACCCAATGAGGGGTCCTCTGAAACGTCACGAACTGATTTCGCCCCTGGAGTACCTCTCTCAGGAAACCTCACAGGGCCAAGTCAGTAGGGACCACCAATCAACCCAGCAGCCGTCATGCCCCAGACACGGTCGGTCATTCGACTTGTACTGTGAACCGTGTCGAATGGTGATCTGTGTGGGGTGTGTGGTTGAGCATCAGGGACACGCTATGCGGGATATACCATCAGCAGCTGAGAATGACAAG cCAGCTGTTTTGAGCAGGACTAATGAACTGGAGAAAGTCTTAGGCGAAACTAAGGAATCACTGTCCGGAGTTCTGAGGCTGCACAGTAagatacag GAAAACCAGGAACTTCACACTCAGGAAGTGGAAaaggcttattgtgcagccCTGGAAGCTTTACAAGCCTGGAGACAACACTCCTTAGATGGCATAAGaacccgctattcacagtggagtgtCGAGTGCAGCGCCATACTCAAACATTTACAGCTACAGGCTCAGGAAATGGAGAGGATGGTACAGGCTTCCAATGATTTATTAGCATCAATGGACGTGGAGTTTTTGCAG ggttccacggacttcaccaaaacgtatgtataa
- the LOC135463153 gene encoding probable E3 ubiquitin-protein ligase MID2 isoform X1 gives MAESMQERDDVLICSICMETFRKPVMLPCQHSFCRECIDSYADKFKHVQTDENSGSTGYEDVHQLIACPVCRAPTSLGREGVAGLPPNFHLAEIVERFSSGVKVEDDIPYCSLCEEGNHVKAVKFCTNCGVFYCEECLVICHPMRGPLKRHELISPLEYLSQETSQGQVSRDHQSTQQPSCPRHGRSFDLYCEPCRMVICVGCVVEHQGHAMRDIPSAAENDKPAVLSRTNELEKVLGETKESLSGVLRLHSKIQENQELHTQEVEKAYCAALEALQAWRQHSLDGIRTRYSQWSVECSAILKHLQLQAQEMERMVQASNDLLASMDVEFLQVSQAYKSQSLTVVQLPLLQTLPKTQTTLRNCDHVFKSTSCCQIC, from the exons atgGCCGAAAGTATGCAAGAGCGGGATGATGTTCTCATCTGTTCGATATGCATGGAAACATTCCGGAAACCAGTAATGCTaccctgtcagcacagtttttgtaggGAATGCATTGATTCGTACGCTGACAAGTTCAAACATGTACAGACAGACGAGAACTCCGGCAGCACTGGGTATGAGGACGTTCATCAGCTGATAGCATGCCCTGTGTGTCGGGCACCGACcagtctggggagagaaggtgtggctggtctACCTCCTAACTTTCATCTAGCAGAAATTGTGGAGAGGTTCTCATCTGGTGTAAAGGTTGAGGATGACATcccatattgttctctgtgtgaggaAGGTAATCACGtcaaagctgtcaagttttgtaccaaCTGTGGTGTGTTCTACTGTGAGGAATGTCTTGTTATTTGTCACCCAATGAGGGGTCCTCTGAAACGTCACGAACTGATTTCGCCCCTGGAGTACCTCTCTCAGGAAACCTCACAGGGCCAAGTCAGTAGGGACCACCAATCAACCCAGCAGCCGTCATGCCCCAGACACGGTCGGTCATTCGACTTGTACTGTGAACCGTGTCGAATGGTGATCTGTGTGGGGTGTGTGGTTGAGCATCAGGGACACGCTATGCGGGATATACCATCAGCAGCTGAGAATGACAAG cCAGCTGTTTTGAGCAGGACTAATGAACTGGAGAAAGTCTTAGGCGAAACTAAGGAATCACTGTCCGGAGTTCTGAGGCTGCACAGTAagatacag GAAAACCAGGAACTTCACACTCAGGAAGTGGAAaaggcttattgtgcagccCTGGAAGCTTTACAAGCCTGGAGACAACACTCCTTAGATGGCATAAGaacccgctattcacagtggagtgtCGAGTGCAGCGCCATACTCAAACATTTACAGCTACAGGCTCAGGAAATGGAGAGGATGGTACAGGCTTCCAATGATTTATTAGCATCAATGGACGTGGAGTTTTTGCAGGTAAGTCAAGCATATAAGTCACAATCTCTAACAGTAGTTCAGCTGCCTCTACTACAGACGTTACCTAAGACCCAAACCACCCTTAGGAACTGTGatcacgtgttcaaatccacctcatgctgcCAGATCTGCTAA
- the LOC135462816 gene encoding signal peptidase complex catalytic subunit SEC11A yields the protein MGMMDFDFLNDVKRMNKRQLYYQVLNFGMIVSSALMIWKGLMVVTGSESPIVVVLSGSMEPAFHRGDLLFLTNYKEEPIRVGEIVVFKVEGRDIPIVHRVLKIHEKEDGSVKFLTKGDNNSVDDRGLYAPGQLWLQKKDVVGRARGFVPYVGIVTILMNDYPKFKYLILACLGLFVLIHRE from the exons ATGGGCATGATGGACTTCGACTTTTTGAACGATGTGAAGCGGATGAATAAAAGACAG CTGTATTACCAAGTGTTAAACTTTGGTATGATCGTGTCTTCAGCATTAATGATCTGGAAGGGATTGATGGTCGTCACAGGCAGCGAAAGTCCCATCGTTGTTGTACTAAG TGGCAGCATGGAGCCAGCATTTCACAGAGGGGATCTTTTGTTTCTCACAAACTACAAAGAAGAGCCGATCAGAGTTGGGGAGATTGTCGTATTCAAAGTCGAGGGCAGGGATatacccatagtacacagagtGCTCAAAATTCATGAAAA GGAAGACGGATCTGTGAAATTTttaacaaagggagataacaacTCTGTGGATGACCGAGGGTTATACGCCCCTGGTCAGCTCTGGCTGCAGAAAAAGGATGTAGTGGGCAGAGCAAGAGG ATTTGTTCCATATGTCGGTATAGTGACGATATTGATGAATGATTACCCTAAGTTTAAG tatcTGATCTTAGCATGTTTAGGTCTATTCGTACTCATCCATAGAGAGTAG